In Candidatus Hydrogenedentota bacterium, the DNA window GCGCGCGCGGACCATCTTCGCCGCGGCCGTGGTGATGAGCGCGGCCATCGGCCTGCTCTTCAACTACCTGCTGGCGGGCAGCAGCATCGCCCGCGCCGACCTGACGGAGGGAAAGATCTACACGGTGTCCGACGCGACGCGCGACATCCTGTCCAAACTGGACAGCGAGGTGCAGGTGAAGGTGTACATCACGCCGAAGGACAAGATGCCGACGCAGATGCGCGCGCTGGAGACGGACATCACGGACAAGCTGGACGAGCTGCGCATCGCCGCGGGCGGCAATCTGTCCTACGACGTGGTCTACCTGGAGGCCGCCAACATCCAGTACACCGAGCCGGAGGCCGAGAAGGAGGACGGGGAGAAGGACGAGAACGAGGCCATTGAGAAGCGCATGCTGGACAAGGGTGTGGAGCCTTTCAGCGTTCAGGCCATCAGCGAGGACGAGATGACCAACAAGCTCGTCTACTCCAGCATGGGCATCGCCTACAAGGACAAGGCCGAGGAGATCCTGCCGCAGGTCATCCCCGACGAGATGAACAGCGGCGGCTTCGGCGCCGTGCCGCTCTCCCAGCTGGAGTACCGCGTGGCCAACACGGTCTACAAGATGAGCCGGACCAAGGCCCCCGTGGTCGCCCTGGTGGCGCCGAAGGAGGCGGTCAGCATCGACCCGCAGATCCGGGCGATGATGATGCAGATGGGCCAGCCCGTGCCCGACCAGGAGGACCCCTACGAGGTCCTGCAGCAGGTGCTGGAGATGGAGAAGTACGAGGTTCAGCGCGTGGACCTGACCAAGGACAGCCCGCTTCCGGAAGAGTACGACACCCTGGTGGTCGTGAACCCGCGCAGCCTGAACGAGCGGCAGCTCTGGGAGATCAACCGGGCGCTGCACAGCGGCAGGCCGGTGGTCATGGCGGTGCAGACCTACGAGTGGAACTACCAGGCCACCCGCCAGGGCACGCAGATCCAGCGCCGCGAGGAAAACCCGGGGGTTAACCCGCTGCTGGAGAAGTACGGCCTGGGCGTGAGCGACGCCGTGCTCATGGACACCAGCCACACGACCCTGACCATGCAGGGCGGCCAGGGCATCCAGGCGCTGATGGGCCAGCCGTTCAAGCTGCCCACGCACATCGTGGTCGGGAACGCCACCATGGACCCGGAGTCCCCGGTCACCAACCGCCTCAGCCAGCTCCTGTACCTCTGGGGCACCGCGCTGGATCTCAAGGAGGACAAGCTCAAGGAGCTTAACCTGGAAGCGAAGACCCTCATGCGCAGTTCCGGCGGCGCGTGGACCGTTCCGGGGAAAGACCAGATGACCGGGCAGTCTTTCGAGGCGCCGGCCTCCGGACAGTCCTACCCGCTCATGGCCGTGGTGACGGGCCAGTTCCCGGACGCCTACGCCGGGACGCCGCGTCCCGCGTGGCCCAAACCCGAGCAGCAGCCCGGCATGCCCCCCGCCCCGGACGAGCCGGACAACGAGCCCGCCGCGTCGCCCGTGGAGGCGAAGCCCTCGAAACTGGTGCTGCTGGGCTGCTCCGAGCTGTTCCGCAAGAACTTCCTCCAGCGCGCCAATCTGGACCTGTTCCTGAACAGTGTGGATTCGGTGTCGCTGGACGAGAACCTCATCAAGGTGCGCGGCCGCAAGCCGGTGGACCGGATCATCAGCGAGAAGCTGTCCGACACCACCAAGATGGTCTGGCGCTTCGCGAACTACGGCCTGGCCAACCTGGTCATCGCGGCTGCCGGCCTCGCCGTGTTCGCCTACCGCCGGAGCGCGCGCAACGCCTACACGGTCGCGCAGGCGCGGCAACAGGCCAATTAAGAACCTCTAAACAGCGGAGACAAGACAATGAGCCCGAAGAAACTCATTCCGTTCCTGGTCGTCCTGCTCGTGCTCGCGGGGCTGGTCGCGTGGCGGAAAGCGTCCGAGAAGAAGCCTGGAACCATCGTGGAGCAGGTGAAGCTGGAGACCCTGGCGGGTGACTCCCTGAAGGCGGAGGACATCGCCCGCGTGGAGCTGTACGCCGGGTCCAAGCCCGAGGAGAAGGTTGTCCTCGCCAAGGAGGGCGACGCCTGGAAGATCGCCTCCCTGCACAACGCCCCGGCGGACAAGGAGGCCGTGGACAAGTTTGTGAAGAGCCTGGTCGGCCTCAAGGGCGAGTTCCGCGCCACCGCCGAGGGCGACGATAAACTGGCCGCCTTCGAGCTGAAGGACGACCAGGCGTTCCACGCCAAGGGATACAAGGACGGGTCGGACGCCCCCGCCTTGGACGTGCTGGTCGGAAAGACCGCCGACTTCCGGACGGTGTTCATCCGCAAGGCGGGGGACTCCCGCGTGCATGTGGAGGGCACCAACCTCAAGCGCGACGCCGGGGTGACCGATTCCGGCGACACCGCGGCGCCCAAGCCCACCAAGTGGCTCAAGACCGAACTGCTCGCCCTGGACAAGACGAAGATCACCCGCGTGGCCCTGACCCTGCCGGACAAGGAACTGGTCTTCGAGCGGCATGAGAAGCCCGCGGCAGAGGCGCCGCCCGCCGAGGCGGAAAAAGCCGAGGGCGGCGAGGCCGCCCCGGAGGCGCCGAAGGCGCCCGAGTACGAGTGGAAACTTGCGTCCGGCGGCTTCGACCAGAAATTCTCCAACATGGAGCTGGAGACCCTGCTGGGCCGTTTCACGAACCTGACGGTCACCGACGTGGCCGACCCCGCCAAGAAGGCCGAGATCGGCTTCGAGCCGCCGCAGTACAAGGCGGTGATCTCCGTCGAGGGGCAGGACGACGTGGTGCTGCTGGGCGGCCGGACCGCCCCGGGCCAGAACGCCTATGTCCAGGTGGGGACCGCCGGCGACGCGCTCATCTACGAGATGAACAAGATCAACTTCGAGCAGGTGTTCATCAAGGGCGCGCCCATGTTCACCCTGCCCGCGCTCACGGTGGCGAAGGAAAAGGCCGCCCGCGTGGAGGTGACCCAGCCGAACGGCAGGGTCGCCGTGGCGCAGGCCGACGGCGCATGGTCCCTCACGGAGCCCGTCTATGAGCTGGAAAAACAGCAGCTCACGGCGGACAACCTGGTCAACACGGCGGTCGCCCTGAAGGCCGTGGACTACGCGGACGGTGTCCAGGACGACGCCTCCTTTGACAAGACCGTCCTCATCGAGAGCCCCGACGGCAACCACACCATCCGTCTGGGCGGGCCGTCCAAGTGCATCGAGGGTGTCTACGCCCGCTTTGACGACAACCCCGCCACGCTGGTCGTGTCCAAGACCGACGCGGCCAAGCTCCTCGCGCCGGCCCGTGACTATTACGTCATGGCCGTGCTGGGCGGACGGCTGGACGATGTGAACCGCATCGAGTTCGCCGGCGACGGCGGCCCCTTCGCCGTGTCCAAGTCCGGGGAAACCTGGAGTCTGGAAAAGGGCGGTGCGACCACCCCCGTGCCGAACGACATGGTGGAGGACTTCCTGTCCACCGCCCGCGGCTTCCAGCTGGCGGGCCCGGTGCCGGGACAGCCGGCTGTTCTCGAAGGCGCGGCGTTCTCCGTGGTGTGCCGCAATGCGGACGGCACGGCGGCGTCGCTGGAGTTCGGCCCCGAGACGGAGGGCCGCCAGAAGGTGGTCTTGGGCGGCGCGTCCACCCTCTTCGACGCGGAGGCCCCGGTGGTGGCGCAGTTGCGGGAGGCGCTGAACACGCTGGCAAACCCGCCCGCCCCCGAGCCTGAGCCCTTGCCGGAGACCCAGCCGATGCCCGCCGCCGCAGCTCCGGCAGCGCCCGCGCCTTTGCCCGAGATTTCCCACGAAATCGTGGAAATGCCCACCGAAGCCGCGCCTGCGGCGGCTGCGGAAGCGCCTGTTGCGGCTGCGGAGGCGCCTGTTGCGGCTGCGGAGGCGCCTGTTGCGGCCCCGGTGCCCGAAACCGCGCCTGCGGCGGCTGCGGAGGCGCCTGTTGCGGCCCCGGCACCCGAAGCCGCGCCTGCGGCGCCCGTTGAAGCGGCGCCCGTGGTGGTGGTTTCCGAGCCCGCCGCGGCCGCGCAGTAGAAAAGGAGCATCTGGAGATTTGGGGCTGCCGGCGGAAGCGCCGGCGGCCCCTTTCCCGTTTCTAAGAGGTGAACCCATCAGGAGACAACCCGATGCAGCACAGAATCCGCCTTTCCGTGTGCGCTGTTGCGGTGCTCTGCGCAGGCCTGGCCGCCGGGGCGCAGGAGGCGCTTGACCAGTCCCGGCGCACCGCCCTTGTCACCGCAATCGAAAAGGCCGGCCCCGCCGTGGTCACCATCAACACGGTGCAGATCCGCCGGGAACGGCTCTCGGACCCCTTCTACGACCTGTTTCTTTTCGGGCCCGCCCCCGTGCGGGAGGAGGCGGTGGAGGGCATCGGCAGCGGGTTCATCCTGGACGCCGGGGGGCACATCCTCACGAACTACCATGTGCTTCAGGACGCGGACGCCATTTCGTCCGTCACCCTGCCCAACGGGAGGCGCCTCGAGGTGGACCTGGTCGGCTCCGATGAGCGCTCCGACCTGGCTGTGCTGAAAGTGCGCGAGACGGGGGACGCCCCCCTGCCCTTCGCCCCCCTGGGCGATTCGGAGTCCCTGATGACCGGGGAATGGGTCATTGCCATCGGGAACCCCTTCGGGAACATGATGCGCGACCCGCAGCCGAGCGTCAGCGTGGGCGTGGTTTCCGCCACGCACCGGCGGGTGAGCCGGGAAATCGGGCAGGGGGAGCGGTTCTACCAGGACCTCATCCAGACCGACGCGGCCATCAACCCCGGGAACAGCGGCGGCCCCCTGATCAACGCCCTGGGCGAGGTGGTCGGGGTGAACACCATGATTTTCAGCAACACAGGGGGCTATCAGGGGCTGGGCTTTGCCATTCCCGCCAGCCGGGTCCGCCGGATCGTGGATGAACTCCTCACGCACGGGCGGCGGCGCAGTCCGTGGTTTGGTTTCCGGGGCCAGGCGGTGGAGGAGGTCAGCCCCCATGTGCTCCGCCGTCTGGACGTCTCCGCAGAGTCCGGCGTCCTGGTGACCGAGGTTTTCCCGGCGTCCGCCGCGGACGAGGCGGGGCTGCAGCCGGGGGATGTCGTGGTGCGGATAAATGGCGAGGCGGTGGCGCACCCGACGGATGTGGACTTCATCAACTGGGGGCTGTTTGTCGGGGACCAGGCGACCTTCGGCCTGAACCGGGCCGGGAAAGCCCTGCGCGTGCCCCTCACCGTCCGGGAATACCGGTGAGGCCTGAAACCGGCTTCGGGCAAGAAAACCAAACAAACGATTGTATTGCGGGGGTCAAAATGGTAAGATGTAAAACGGTATTGGGATTGGCATGGGCGCGGAAAGGTTCCCTTTCCGCGAAGTGCGCCCGGTCCCGCCGGAAGCGTCTTTCCGGGGACGGGCGCGCATGGAGTGAAAGGTATGGAATCCGCCAGCAGACAGCGAAGAATGACCCGGCAGCGCCGGGTGATTCTGGATGAGTTGCGCAGACTGAGCTGCCACCCCTCGGCTGAAGAACTGCATGGCATTGTCCGCCGCGCCATGCCGGGCATCAGCCTGGGCACGGTGTACCGGAACCTTGACGTCCTCTGGAAGGCCGGGAAGATTCTCAAACTGGAGGCGCTCGGCGCGCAGACGCGGTATGACGGCGACATCCGGCCGCATTACCATGCGCGGTGCCTTCAGTGCGGCCGGATCGTGGACCTTAGGCCCCATCAGGTGGCCGGAGTGGGCGACCCGCGCGTTTTGGACGGGATGTTCATGGCCACGGGATGGCGGCTGGATTTCGAGGGGCTCTGCCCCGCCTGCGCCGGGAATGAATCCGAAGCGGAGGCGTGTTGAGAAGAAAACTAAGGAGAACGTCCCATGATGAAACCGGAAATGCAGAAAGCCTTCAACGCCCAAATCAACGAGGAGCTGTTTTCCTCCTATCTGTATGCGGCCATGGTCAATTACTTTGAGCAGCAGAATCTCAAGGGAATGGCCGCCTGGATGCGCGTGCAGGTGCAGGAGGAACTCATTCACGCCACCAAGCTTTTCGGGTATGTGCTGGAGAGAGACGGCGCGGTGGAGCTCAAGGCCATCGCCGCCCCCAAGGCGGCTTGGAAATCGCCGCAGGAGGCCTGGAAGGCCGCCCTTGCCCACGAACAGCACATCACCGCCTGCATCTTGGACCTGCACGCAAAGGCGGTGGAGCTTAAAGACCCCGCCAGCACCATATTCCTCGAGTGGTTCGTCACGGAGCAGGTGGAGGAGGAGTCCAACGCCCGCGACATCGTGGCGCAGATGGAGATGGTGAAGGGCGCGCCGGGCGGCCTGTTCATGCTCGACCGCGAGCTGGGCGGCCGGCCCGCCCCCGCAGGAGGCGGGGCCGCTTCCGCGACCTGACCCCCACGTTTTTTCCAGGCCCATACCCCGGCGGAATAATCGCAATTCCGCCGGGGTTTTTCAATGCAGTTGGGAGCGGTTCCTGTTAGCTTTCCGGCGAGAGCGCCGTCCCGAAAAACACCGCCCGTGCCAGGCGGAACACCACACCCCAGGAGGTTACCCATGAGCGTTCAAGTTACCCAGCCGGCCCCGGACTTCAAGGCCACCGCCGTGATGCCGGACAACTCCTTTAACGAGAAGTTCCAGCTTTCCGACTACCGGGGAAAGCACGTGATTCTGTTCTTCTACCCCCTGGATTTCACCTTCGTGTGCCCCTCCGAGATTATCGCCTTTGACAGGCGGGTGAAGGAGTTTGAGGAGCGCGGGGTGCAGGTGGTGGGCGTTTCGGTGGATTCCCATTTCACGCACTGGGCGTGGAAGAACACCCCGGTCGAGAAGGGCGGCATCGGCAACATCCAGTACCCGCTGGTGTCCGACCTGACCAAGCAGATCGCCCGGGACTACGGGGTGCTGGTGAACGAGGCCGTCGCCCTGCGGGGCCTGTTCCTGATTGACAAGGAAGGCCTTGTGCGCCATGCCCTGGTCAACGACCTGCCGCTTGGCCGGAGCGTGGACGAGGCACTTCGGATTGTGGACGCCCTCCAGTTTCACGAGGAGAACGGGGAGGTCTGCCCGGCGAACTGGCGCAAGGGCGCGGAGGGCATGAAGGCCTCCGCCGAGGGCGTGGCCGAGTACCTTTCCAAGAATGTTTGACCGGGGCGCCCCGGCGCCCCGCGAAGCGGGCCGGACCCATTGAAAGGGCCCGGCCCTTTTTTGTTTTTTTTGGAGAAAGGGGGGGAAAAGCGCTTCAGGCGCGCATTTTCTCCGGCCTGCCGGTTGACCGCGAACGGCAAAATGCGATATGCTTTGTTTGTGCGTGCGTGGTTTCACGGCGGACTGGGCGGCCTCGCGCAAGGCCGTTGGAGTGTGCCAGGGGGTTTTTGTGCGGTGTCGCGCGGCGGGGTTACCCACAGGTTCCAGTGAGCACTTCGAAACTGACAGGACTTGAAATCATTGGCGACGTCATCCGGGAGCACTATGATCTCGGGGAGGTCGCCGTGCCGCGCCAGCTTGAGACGACGCACCAGCGGCGGCACCGCAAGATGGTTGTGGAGACGTCCCAGGGCTTTTTCATGGCCAAAACCTACCGGAACGACCCCGCATCGGTGGACTCCCTGTATTTCCAGCACCGTCTCTCGGAGTTTCTCGCGGAGAACGGCCTCCCCGTGGCGAAGATTCGGGCCACCCGGGACGGGAGGACCTTTGTGGTCCAGGACACGTGGTGCCTGGAGCTGCAGCAGTTTGTTCTCGGGCACAGCATGATGGTGAACGAGGCGACGCTGCAGGTTTCCGGATCGGCCCTGGGCCGGCTCCATCAGGTGTGCCAGGGGATGCCGGTGCCCCCGCGCGACGCGCGCAAGTGGCGGTTCAGCGAGGTGCCTCAGGAGACCTTCCAGAAGTTCTACGAAATGGCGCTCAAGGAGCGGGCCGACCAGAAGATCCAGGGGCACTGCAACAACATTGTCCTCTTTCTCCAGCAGGCGAAGGAGGTGCTGAACATTGACAAGCGCTACGCCTTCGAGACGGGGCTTATTCACGGGGACTGGCACGGGGGCAACCTGCTGTTCGACGGCGACACGCTCAAGGCGATCATAGACCTGGAGTTCGCCGGCGACGGGTGCTATCTGGAGGACATCTCCTACGCCGTGTCCAACCTCTGCATCCGCACCACCACCAGTCCGGAGAAGATGTCCTTCCGCACGGACAAGCTGCTGGGGGCCTATGAGCGGCACCGCGCCCTCTCCTACGCCGAGCGGGTGGCCCTGTATTACGCCGTGGGCGTGAAGCATGTGACCACGGTGTGCTACCAGACGCCCCAGCAGGGCGGCCGGGTGGCCGGGTACTCCCCCGCCCAGTGGATGGGCATCCTGGACTCCCAGACCCACTGGTTGGGCGAGCAGTCGCGCCGTGCGCGCTGGGGCGAATAACCCCCCCCCTCTTCGCCCCCTTCCCCTTCCGGCCTCAGCGAATGCGCGAATTCTCCGCCGTCTGCCACATGTCGCAGTTTGGCCCGAGGACGCGCTTGAGGGGATAGGTCAGCTCGTTGAGCTGGGCGATTGCCGCGGGGCCGATGTCCGCCACGGCGCGCAGGTTGCCGAGCAACTGCGAGGGGTTGCGCGCCCCCAGGACAATGGAGGCGACCCCCGGCTGCGCCACCAGCCAGGAGAGGGCCATTCCCTCCACGGTGAGCCCGACGGCTGCGGCGAAGTCGCGCAGGTCGGCCACCGTGTCCATCAGCAGGTTTTCGTGGCCGTCCTCGCCGTGCCGCGTGCCGTCGCGGTGGCGGGAGAAGTGGCGGGTGCGGCGGCGCAGCATCGGGATGTCCTCAATGGAGGCGTAGCGCCCCGTGAGGAGCCCCTGCATCAGGGGCATGTAGGCCAGCACGGAGACACCGAGGTCCCGGCAGGCCGGGATGACCTCGTACTCCACGGCGCGGAACAGGAGATTGTAGCCGACCTGGTCGGAAACGGCGCCTCCCCGCGCACACCAGCTTCCCAGGTCCCGGGGGCCGAAGTTGGACACCCCGATCTCACGGATTTTTCCCTCGTCGCGCAGGGCATCCAGGGCGGCCCGGGTGTCCTCAAAGGGGACGGTCCTGCTTGGCCAGTGGACCTGGTAGAGGTCAATGCAGTCGGTGCCGAGGCGGCGCAGGCTGGCCTCGCAGGAGCTGCGCACCCTGTTGGGGGCGCAGTTTTCCGGGGAGACCTTGTCCGCGATGTACACATCCTTTCGGCGGGGTCCCAGCGCCTTTCCCAGGGCCTCTTCGGACGCCCCCGCGCCGTACATTTCCGCGGTGTCGAAAAGGGTGATCCCCCCATCCAGCGCCACCTGCACCGCCGTCTCCGCGTTCGCGGCGTCGTCATCCCCCCAAAACTCGGCATCGCCGATCTGCCAGGCGCCGAAAGAGACGACCGACACCATCCAGTCCGTCCGGCCAAGGCGGCGGTATTCCATGGGTTCGGTTCCTTCCAGGGGTTGGCTGTCCCTGGAGATTCTAAGAAAACGCGCGGCCGATTCACAAGAACGCGGCGCGGCATCCCCGGGGATGCCGCGCCGCGGGCGGCCGGGGCCGCCGTCAGTCCTTCGGCACCCGGATGACGGTGATGTCCGGGTCGTTGCTGCCGCGCACGAAGCGGACCAGCACCGACTTGCCCGGGACGGCATGCTTCTCCAGGGTGGAGAGGAAATCGGCCGGGGAGGCCACGGACTGCTGGCCGATCTCGGTGATGACGTCGCCCTGCATGAGCCGGGCCTCCTCCGCCGGGCTTCCCGGCTCGACATCGGTCACGACCACGCCGCGGAGCGCGGCGTCCAAGCCCATGCGCTCGAGCAGCTGCGGGGTCAGCTCCTGCACACGGATGCCGAGAACCGCCTTGTCCTGCGCGGCGCGCCCTTCCGCGAGGTTCCGCTCCATCAGGGTGATTTCAATGTCCGCGGGGGCCTTGTCCCGCCAGACTTCCAGGATGATCTTGGTGCCCGGCGTGAAGGAGGAAATCCGGCGGACCAGCTCGCTGGCGGTCTTCACGGGCTCCCCGTTGACCTTGCGCACCACGTCGTAGGTCTTGATGCCCGCCTTGTCCGCCGGCGTGTCCGGCTGGACCTGGCGCACGACCGCGCCGTCGCTGTCCGGCAGGCCGAGGGAGTCCACGTCGGCGTAGTCCTTCGCGTCGTCAATGGAGACGCCGAGGTAGCCGCGGGAGACCTTGCCCTTGGAGATGAGCATCGGGACGGCTTCCTTGGCCGTGTTGATCGGGATGGCGAAGCCGATGGAGTTGGCGCCGAGGATGATCGCCGTGTTGATGCCGACCACCTCGCCCCGGATGTTGCACAGGGGGCCGCCGCTGTTGCCCAGATTGATGGCGGCGTCCGTCTGGATCAGGTTCTGGAACGTGAGCCCCTGCGCGGCCAGCTCGGCCAGGCCCTCGCGCCCCAGGGCGCTGATGTGGCCCACGGACATGGACCCCTCAAGTCCCCGCGGACTCCCGAAGGCGATGGAAAACTCGCCCACCTTCAGCGCGTCCGAGTCGCCCAGGGGAATGGCGCGCAGCGGCTCGTCCGCCTCGATTTTGATCACTGCCAGGTCCGTTTCCGGGTCGGTGCCGGAGACGACCGCCTCGTACTCCTTGCCGTTGGAGAACCGGACGGTGATCTCCTCCGCCTCCTCCACGACGTGGTTGTTGGTGATGATGTAGCCCTCGGCGTCGTAGACGAACCCGGATCCGGTGCCCCGGGGCCGGGCGGGCATTCTGCGGCGGTCCTCCGGGGACGGGACGGGCAGGTTGAAGAAGCGGTAGAGCTCCTCCATCCGGCCCATTTCCATGCCCTGGTCCTTTCCCTTCACGTCAATGGTGACCACGGAGGGGCGTATTTGGTCATGCAGCTGGACGAAGCCGTCCTCGAGCTGCTGCAGGATGGGGGGCTGCGCGGAGGCGTTGCCCGGCGCGGCCAGGGCGGCGACGGCCGCCAGGGCGATCAGGAAGGCGTGTTTTCTCATGGTGTGCTCCTTTTCAGGTTGCTGTTCAGGTTCCGGGGTGTCCGAAGATAGCCTCGCGGAGGCTGGTCCGGACGGATTCCAAGGCACGTTTGTCTTCAATTTTCCGGCCGTCCTTTCGGACGTAGAACGAGTCGCGCACCCTGCCCACCTCGGTCATGATGTGCGCCGCCGTCACGTCCACGCCCGTGCGGGCGAGGGTGCGCGCGATGTCGTGCAGGAGGCCGGTTCGGTCTCCGGTCACCACGTCCACCACCGTGTCTGTGCGGGACGCGCGATTGTCTATCTCAACGACGGTCCTCACGGGAACGACTGACGTGCGCAGGGCGAAAAGACGGGTGCGCGCGCGCTCCACGAGGGGCTCGGCCTCCTCCCCGCCCCCGAGCACGTCGCGCAGGAGCCCCTCCAGTTCCGCGAACTCGTTCTCCGTGAGCGGCCGCCGCGACACGGAGTCCTCCACCAGAAAACAGTCCACCACCCAGCCGTCATTCCGGGTGAAGAGGGCGGCGTTCTGGATGCTTATCAGGCGCGAGGCCATGACACCCGCGATGTCGGCAAAGAGGCCGCGCCGGTCGCGCGTGCAGACGATGACCTCGCTGGGGCCGGCGTCCCCGCTTCCCAGACATCTGACCCCGAGTCCCGAGCGGGCGGCGTCCTCCAGGCAGGCCAGATGGGCGGCCACCTGCGCGGGGGAGAAGGTGAACACATAACGGTCGCCCATGCCCGCCAGGTGCGCGAGCACCGCGTCGCGGGGGCGGTCCGGCAGGCCGTCGGCGATGAGGGCCGCCTTTGCCCCGCGCAGGTCCTGCTCCCCGGGGGTCTCGCGCCCCGTCAGCAGGCGCTCGGTCTGGAAGTGGAGCTTCATGAGCAGGGAGCCCTTCCACTCGTTCCAGACATTGGGCGCGACGGCGCAGAGGTCGGCATAGGTGACCAGGAGGAGCATGGCGAGCGTGTCGGGCGACCGCACGAGTCCGGCGAACCCCTGGACAACGTCCAGATCCTCCGTGTCCCGGTAGAACGCGATGTCCGACATGGTCATGTGGTGCTCGACGAGGAAGAGCACGCGGAGGGCGTCGTGCTCGGGCAGGGCGAGCCGGTCGCAGACGGCGCGGGCGACGCGGACGCCCTCTGCGACATGGATCTCGCCGGCGGCCTTTCCCAGGTCGTGCAGAAGGATGGACAGCACGAGCAGGTGGGGCTCTCCGATCCGTTCGAGGACCTCGTTCAGGAAGCGGCCGACGGGCCCTTTCATGGCGGGGATCTCCGCGAGGGCCTCCACGGCCCGGAGGGTGTGCTCGTCGACGGGGGAGCTGTGAAAATCCTCGTAGCGGACCAGTCCGCGGACGGCGGCGAACTCCGGGAGGTAGGCGCCGAGGACGCCGGTCCGGGCGGCCTCGCGCAGGGCGGTGCCCGCGCCGGAGAAGCGTCCGCAGACGGCGAGGAAGAAGCGGCGGACCACGTTGCTCTCGCGGAACTCCTGGCCCGCGAGGCGGGCGTTGAGGGAAACCCAGTGCGCGGTGCCGGGGCTGAGGGGGGCGACCCTTCGGGCGCACTCCCAGAAAACCTCCATGAGGCGCGCGGGGTTCTCGGC includes these proteins:
- the glnD gene encoding [protein-PII] uridylyltransferase; protein product: MTVAAADFDTLRGLARTEPRQFREVPHAVCLQAIRMHVLESRRAIRNRHAAGESGANTLHQLTVLCDDVVRAALEFGLAWSRNSGVVLNRVALCALGGYGRGEMSPFSDLDVSLLFDSELDGEIERLASFLHPLFWDIGFSAGFALHSVGEAAALAATDPQVCTTYLQARLVGGDATTLGRLKLLLADLPSRTKEGILAHIRRRERLESLPAEQRDLYAPEPDIKENAGGLRDFHAALWMVMLGRGVFSLDDMEREGLITPMEHLDLMESLDFLWRTRNEMHFHAGRCDNRLAFPMQAHIASVFGYGTGSAGAVGRLMEDYYQSAARVREFMHAAARVCDQAGIASLFADRAQNRARMTLHNGQLCADPSDKNWFAENPARLMEVFWECARRVAPLSPGTAHWVSLNARLAGQEFRESNVVRRFFLAVCGRFSGAGTALREAARTGVLGAYLPEFAAVRGLVRYEDFHSSPVDEHTLRAVEALAEIPAMKGPVGRFLNEVLERIGEPHLLVLSILLHDLGKAAGEIHVAEGVRVARAVCDRLALPEHDALRVLFLVEHHMTMSDIAFYRDTEDLDVVQGFAGLVRSPDTLAMLLLVTYADLCAVAPNVWNEWKGSLLMKLHFQTERLLTGRETPGEQDLRGAKAALIADGLPDRPRDAVLAHLAGMGDRYVFTFSPAQVAAHLACLEDAARSGLGVRCLGSGDAGPSEVIVCTRDRRGLFADIAGVMASRLISIQNAALFTRNDGWVVDCFLVEDSVSRRPLTENEFAELEGLLRDVLGGGEEAEPLVERARTRLFALRTSVVPVRTVVEIDNRASRTDTVVDVVTGDRTGLLHDIARTLARTGVDVTAAHIMTEVGRVRDSFYVRKDGRKIEDKRALESVRTSLREAIFGHPGT